A genomic region of Thunnus maccoyii chromosome 13, fThuMac1.1, whole genome shotgun sequence contains the following coding sequences:
- the LOC121910125 gene encoding smoothelin-like protein 2 isoform X2, giving the protein MDETTKGVQETMVSEALVQFNATLQDAIKEVNVDVSAFKQRIEQRIEEMCISNGRLAESVTKLQEENLQLRGKLEALSRLVEGLDGVKIERSPAEVKEKIKQESIENGHAEIQSKTLEDQRGLANSGTTTSNSEPSGSSAGSSHAAAAVAAAPSNTSVPPPWRAKRLAEMNGTDGKGEKNSATTAQENGNHKQQENISVDSDAAQIAETVPKSHQPLTSITKPGSVSSAITNSSVETPKMPDQEDSSPLTKPHSPLTAMTKASSEAPAVPQCPASVAKETQETPVKSLESPAKSDADEPQPHLPVTAMSTKPSPEGLLAAKPAQTPASVPKAAEAPTGEAGEYPFKRGTSGAKEVPSRVSQEQSSSESQSVTHLPLTAVTKNSSDTSAAPKSDQSSASALNPSVPESPTIKRGQYPFRRDVSEPKPYLPLTAMTKPNTESSSSAMPAQTPSLSGSQDTTVKPGEYPFKRAPVLKTSSPSLKRSVSFPQSAEKLLPSKSIIKSGFSPKLDKKVNKAGGDELKQDLMKSKTLPRSNGAQARRALFERMNSEPTKPRDSKPKLKRSQSFGVSSASGIKQILLEWCRSKTIGYRNIDIQNFSSSWSDGMAFCALVHSFFPLEFDYSTLDPANRKHNLQLAFTTAEEQADCLRLIEVEDMMDMGDKPDPMCVFTVTDTDT; this is encoded by the exons ATGGATGAAACCACAAAGGGTGTTCAGGAGACAATGGTCAGCGAGGCTCTGGTTCAGTTCAATGCCACCTTGCAAGATGCCATAAAGGAGGTGAACGTGGACGTAAGTGCTTTCAAGCAGCGCATAGAGCAGAGGATCGAGGAAATGTGCATCTCCAACGGACGATTGGCCGAGTCAGTGACCAAGCTGCAGGAGGAGAACCTGCAGCTCAGGGGGAAGCTGGAGGCCCTCAGCCGCCTGGTGGAAGGTCTCGATGGGGTGAAGATCGAGAGGAGTCCTGctgaagtgaaggagaagatCAAGCAGGAAAGTATAGAGAATGGACATGCAGAAATACAGTCCAAGACCCTGGAAGATCAGAGGGGTCTTGCTAACTCTGGAACCACTACCTCGAACTCTGAACCATCAGGTTCAAGTGCAGGATCAAGCCATGCTGCTGCCGCTGTGGCTGCTGCTCCCAGCAACACCTCAGTCCCTCCTCCATGGAGAGCAAAGAGACTTGCTGAAATGAAT GGCACTGAtggaaaaggggagaaaaacaGTGCCACAACTGCACAAGAGAATGGGAATCACAAGCAGCAAG AAAACATATCAGTGGACTCCGATGCGGCCCAAATTGCTGAAACTGTTCCCAAATCCCACCAGCCTCTCACCTCCATCACCAAACCAGGCTCAGTGTCTTCAGCCATAACTAACTCTTCTGTGGAAACCCCCAAAATGCCTG acCAGGAAGACTCAAGTCCTCTTACCAAACCCCATTCTCCCCTCACTGCAATGACAAAAGCCAGCTCTGAAGCTCCAGCAGTTCCTCAGTGTCCTGCCTCAGTGGccaaagaaacacaagaaacacCAGTGAAATCATTAGAGTCTCCTGCTAAAAGTG ATGCTGATGAACCCCAGCCCCATCTCCCTGTCACTGCCATGAGCACCAAACCCAGTCCTGAGGGTCTGCTTGCAGCCAAACCTGCTCAGACTCCAGCATCAGTGCctaaagcagcagaggctcCAACAGGGGAGGCAGGGGAATATCCTTTTAAAAGAG GTACATCTGGAGCAAAAGAGGTGCCTTCTCGGGTATCCCAGGAACAGTCAAGCTCTGAATCCCAGTCTGTCACCCATCTTCCCCTCACAGCTGTGACCAAGAACAGCTCTGACACTTCTGCTGCACCCAAATCTGATCAGAGTTCTGCTTCAGCACTGAATCCTTCAGTACCAGAATCCCCAACAATAAAGCGAGGCCAATATCCATTTAGACGTG ATGTCAGTGAACCCAAGCCGTACCTGCCTCTCACTGCCATGACTAAACCCAACACAGAGTCTTCATCATCTGCTATGCCAGCACAGACTCCAAGTCTTTCAGGATCACAGGACACTACTGTAAAACCAGGGGAATATCCCTTTAAGCGAG CACCAGTTCTCAAGACATCCAGTCCCAGTCTAAAGAGAAGTGTGAGCTTCCCTCAATCAGCAG AAAAATTGCTTCCCTCCAAATCAATCATAAAATCTGGTTTCTCACCTAAGTTGGACAA GAAAGTAAACAAAGCAGGAGGGGATGAGTTAAAGCAGGACTTGATGAAATCTAAAACACTTCCACGCTCAAATGGTGCTCAGGCCAGACGGGCTCTATTTGAGAGGATGAACTCAGAGCCTACCAA GCCGAGGGATTCCAAGCCTAAACTGAAGCGCTCTCAGAGTTTTGGAGTGTCCAGTGCCAGTGGTATTAAACAGATTCTCTTGGAGTGGTGCCGCTCGAAAACCATTGGTTATCGG AACATAGACATCCAGAATTTCTCCTCCAGTTGGAGTGATGGGATGGCTTTCTGCGCTCTAGTCCACTCTTTCTTCCCACTGGAGTTTGATTACAGCACTCTGGACCCTGCAAACCGCAAACACAACTTACAGCTGGCATTCACCACCGCAGA GGAGCAGGCAGACTGTCTCCGTCTGATCGAGGTGGAGGACATGATGGATATGGGGGACAAGCCAGAccccatgtgtgtgtttac AGTGACTGACACTGATACTTAA
- the LOC121910125 gene encoding smoothelin-like protein 2 isoform X1, with translation MDETTKGVQETMVSEALVQFNATLQDAIKEVNVDVSAFKQRIEQRIEEMCISNGRLAESVTKLQEENLQLRGKLEALSRLVEGLDGVKIERSPAEVKEKIKQESIENGHAEIQSKTLEDQRGLANSGTTTSNSEPSGSSAGSSHAAAAVAAAPSNTSVPPPWRAKRLAEMNGTDGKGEKNSATTAQENGNHKQQENISVDSDAAQIAETVPKSHQPLTSITKPGSVSSAITNSSVETPKMPDQEDSSPLTKPHSPLTAMTKASSEAPAVPQCPASVAKETQETPVKSLESPAKSDADEPQPHLPVTAMSTKPSPEGLLAAKPAQTPASVPKAAEAPTGEAGEYPFKRGTSGAKEVPSRVSQEQSSSESQSVTHLPLTAVTKNSSDTSAAPKSDQSSASALNPSVPESPTIKRGQYPFRRDVSEPKPYLPLTAMTKPNTESSSSAMPAQTPSLSGSQDTTVKPGEYPFKRAPVLKTSSPSLKRSVSFPQSAEKLLPSKSIIKSGFSPKLDKKVNKAGGDELKQDLMKSKTLPRSNGAQARRALFERMNSEPTKPRDSKPKLKRSQSFGVSSASGIKQILLEWCRSKTIGYRNIDIQNFSSSWSDGMAFCALVHSFFPLEFDYSTLDPANRKHNLQLAFTTAEEQADCLRLIEVEDMMDMGDKPDPMCVFTYVQSLYNHLKKFE, from the exons ATGGATGAAACCACAAAGGGTGTTCAGGAGACAATGGTCAGCGAGGCTCTGGTTCAGTTCAATGCCACCTTGCAAGATGCCATAAAGGAGGTGAACGTGGACGTAAGTGCTTTCAAGCAGCGCATAGAGCAGAGGATCGAGGAAATGTGCATCTCCAACGGACGATTGGCCGAGTCAGTGACCAAGCTGCAGGAGGAGAACCTGCAGCTCAGGGGGAAGCTGGAGGCCCTCAGCCGCCTGGTGGAAGGTCTCGATGGGGTGAAGATCGAGAGGAGTCCTGctgaagtgaaggagaagatCAAGCAGGAAAGTATAGAGAATGGACATGCAGAAATACAGTCCAAGACCCTGGAAGATCAGAGGGGTCTTGCTAACTCTGGAACCACTACCTCGAACTCTGAACCATCAGGTTCAAGTGCAGGATCAAGCCATGCTGCTGCCGCTGTGGCTGCTGCTCCCAGCAACACCTCAGTCCCTCCTCCATGGAGAGCAAAGAGACTTGCTGAAATGAAT GGCACTGAtggaaaaggggagaaaaacaGTGCCACAACTGCACAAGAGAATGGGAATCACAAGCAGCAAG AAAACATATCAGTGGACTCCGATGCGGCCCAAATTGCTGAAACTGTTCCCAAATCCCACCAGCCTCTCACCTCCATCACCAAACCAGGCTCAGTGTCTTCAGCCATAACTAACTCTTCTGTGGAAACCCCCAAAATGCCTG acCAGGAAGACTCAAGTCCTCTTACCAAACCCCATTCTCCCCTCACTGCAATGACAAAAGCCAGCTCTGAAGCTCCAGCAGTTCCTCAGTGTCCTGCCTCAGTGGccaaagaaacacaagaaacacCAGTGAAATCATTAGAGTCTCCTGCTAAAAGTG ATGCTGATGAACCCCAGCCCCATCTCCCTGTCACTGCCATGAGCACCAAACCCAGTCCTGAGGGTCTGCTTGCAGCCAAACCTGCTCAGACTCCAGCATCAGTGCctaaagcagcagaggctcCAACAGGGGAGGCAGGGGAATATCCTTTTAAAAGAG GTACATCTGGAGCAAAAGAGGTGCCTTCTCGGGTATCCCAGGAACAGTCAAGCTCTGAATCCCAGTCTGTCACCCATCTTCCCCTCACAGCTGTGACCAAGAACAGCTCTGACACTTCTGCTGCACCCAAATCTGATCAGAGTTCTGCTTCAGCACTGAATCCTTCAGTACCAGAATCCCCAACAATAAAGCGAGGCCAATATCCATTTAGACGTG ATGTCAGTGAACCCAAGCCGTACCTGCCTCTCACTGCCATGACTAAACCCAACACAGAGTCTTCATCATCTGCTATGCCAGCACAGACTCCAAGTCTTTCAGGATCACAGGACACTACTGTAAAACCAGGGGAATATCCCTTTAAGCGAG CACCAGTTCTCAAGACATCCAGTCCCAGTCTAAAGAGAAGTGTGAGCTTCCCTCAATCAGCAG AAAAATTGCTTCCCTCCAAATCAATCATAAAATCTGGTTTCTCACCTAAGTTGGACAA GAAAGTAAACAAAGCAGGAGGGGATGAGTTAAAGCAGGACTTGATGAAATCTAAAACACTTCCACGCTCAAATGGTGCTCAGGCCAGACGGGCTCTATTTGAGAGGATGAACTCAGAGCCTACCAA GCCGAGGGATTCCAAGCCTAAACTGAAGCGCTCTCAGAGTTTTGGAGTGTCCAGTGCCAGTGGTATTAAACAGATTCTCTTGGAGTGGTGCCGCTCGAAAACCATTGGTTATCGG AACATAGACATCCAGAATTTCTCCTCCAGTTGGAGTGATGGGATGGCTTTCTGCGCTCTAGTCCACTCTTTCTTCCCACTGGAGTTTGATTACAGCACTCTGGACCCTGCAAACCGCAAACACAACTTACAGCTGGCATTCACCACCGCAGA GGAGCAGGCAGACTGTCTCCGTCTGATCGAGGTGGAGGACATGATGGATATGGGGGACAAGCCAGAccccatgtgtgtgtttacgtaCGTCCAGTCCCTCTACAACCACCTGAAGAAGTTTGAATAA